The following coding sequences lie in one Maylandia zebra isolate NMK-2024a linkage group LG14, Mzebra_GT3a, whole genome shotgun sequence genomic window:
- the pogza gene encoding pogo transposable element with ZNF domain isoform X1 → MTTEVERPAGGTADQEMKCNEEEEEVLQEKDDEGLQEDADPPPVHIIPLPVQPNAENSCGPLTDSSAMESAGASLSFRVNGQLVPLLPGGGTAKLKLRAHPEGSASGFTTVQIPVTLTLHSPAGIQYISTTASLSASPAPPPTPIITGVICGEAAQKVLIDHNVNFNPPTRLKNQHSAAASPFTSSQATPPPAPGRTKKRPSSRSAAPHTLLHKGELGPVRPPDCLVCTSQYKLITELRGFMCMCSPAIMQSLRNLKRKKKSKHHRGSRDKIRTLKPSRDSQTNSRVSKTRPGPSASKGVSPSQRAHWSSGDLLTSQVSASASLPSLCDPSEPDLFGSLPSSPHGKLVILVEDFYYGSAPGQHPKKCNLMGAKYSEPYRCIHCPKTLGNNIELMSHMQQHVSMIFQWDSAFSCPHCSRHFLSAGKLQSHVEAVHNQCESKATCRICELAFESEPAFLWHMKTTHKPGEMPYICQECGFRSSFYSDVWFHFEECHTSTRNFMCQYCLRVLRRNTCYQQHFIRHQKKREFGCDKCRLHFLYIKELVEHRVLYHRTHIRPPQLSGLKPGTKVTVRAYSVVGESEGEGPKTTVASCKVVDVALPTSSQEVPQRKPVETLGLLLLSLNPDRLSRPLQRCLECLNSVPDLRTHYPSLVHCSLCRFITCCSTSYANHMINNHATCKKVPPYQTIFQSDPKLPDMLMCVTCKLLTCRGDLMANHLTEKPKHTCITLAHTESGMTYENETVSEPRESGADTQSQSDSTTCSGSEGGAFIPIHLLPSSSTQLSVRPLLSSSSFSSQPAMTIKFLGPRSVPGQAPVPLLLSQLSIVLSSLCHGVTVAAHHNCTSPTTIRSWIRQQQRSLRHRLWSWKTEEMAEWVLERWEQQQIVTEELLLLAARAALGGDGRPEDWYSWTVDFMLRHDLGPQTTNRNVSSSFNDKSRRFIDMLRSQSRSPHSLGCMDELPVFIDLDKFSSQSPASFQLYGLPEDRPVFDVIISALSDGGFLPPLLFFTGAAPDIPEGFPENVVLEARAEGFTDQDRLRIWIEKVWHPCVASQRNSSCLLIADVHRGHQTDAFRRALSSVCTDVIFIPSGCSSRLQPLDVCVTRVLRDFLQTQWIQLVSTGGLDGLGLDQLALTLACWLSEFSSTLNSEKHVMHRSFTSVCSLQQMDDQVEMAKMITALTTVLIQPPETGGPEPGPGSEPMELSKVKEEDRRVEEEVECSVRL, encoded by the exons ATGACGACAGAGGTGGAGAGGCCAGCAGGAGGCACAGCTGACCAGGAGATGAAATGtaatgaagaggaggaagaggtcctgcaagaaaaggatgatgaag GTCTGCAGGAGGACGCTGACCCCCCACCAGTCCATATCATCCCTCTCCCAGTCCAGCCTAATGCAGAGAACAGCTGCGGGCCCCTCACAGACAGCAGCGCAATGGAG TCTGCAGGTGCTTCTCTAAGCTTCAGGGTCAACGGTCAGCTGGTCCCCCTGCTGCCTGGAG GGGGCACTGCAAAGCTGAAGTTGCGCGCTCATCCTGAAGGTTCAGCCAGTGGTTTCACCACGGTCCAGATCCCTGTCACGCTGACCCTTCACAGTCCTGCAGGGATCCAGTACATCAGCACCACTGCCTCTCTGAGTGCCTCCCCTGCTCCTCCCCCCACACCCATCATCACAG GCGTGATCTGTGGTGAAGCAGCTCAGAAGGTTCTGATCGACCACAACGTGAACTTCAACCCTCCGACCAGGTTAAAGAATCAACATTCTGCTGCGGCATCACCATTCACCTCATCGCAGGCCACGCCCCCCCCAGCACCTGGCAGGACCAAAAAGCGTCCGAGCAGCAGATCTGCAGCACCGCACACACTGCTGCACAAAG GTGAGTTGGGTCCCGTGCGCCCCCCCGACTGCCTCGTCTGCACATCGCAGTACAAATTGATCACAGAGCTGCGAGGATTCATGTGT ATGTGCAGCCCAGCCATCATGCAGAGTTTGAGGaacctgaagaggaagaagaaaagcaaacacCACAGGGGGAGCAGGGACAAAATCAGAACCCTGAAACCCAGCAGAGACTCTCAAACCAACAGTAGGGTGTCCAAAACCAGACCAGGACCCTCTGCT TCTAAAGGTGTTTCTCCTTCTCAGAGGGCTCACTGGTCATCTGGTGATCTCCTGACCAGCCAGGTTAGCGCCTCCGCCTCCCTTCCGTCCCTCTGCGACCCTTCTGAGCCAGATCTGTTTGGATCCCTGCCCAGCTCGCCTCACGGCAAACTCGTGATCCTTGTGGAGGATTTTTATTATGGCTCCGCCCCCGGACAACACCCTAAGAAATGCAACCTGATGGGCGCAAAGTACAGCGAGCCATACCGCTGCATCCACTGCCCCAAGACGCTCGGCAACAACATCGA GTTGATGAGTCACATGCAGCAGCATGTGTCCATGATATTTCAGTGGGACTCTGCGTTCTCGTGTCCACACTGTTCCCGTCACTTCCTGTCTGCTGGGAAGCTGCAGAGTCACGTGGAGGCCGTCCACAATCAGTGCGAGTCCAAAG CCACGTGTAGGATCTGCGAGCTGGCATTTGAAAGTGAACCTGCTTTCCTGTGGCACATGAAGACCACCCACAAACCGGGAGAGATGCCCTACATCTGCCAG GAGTGTGGCTTCAGGTCGTCCTTCTACTCAGATGTGTGGTTCCACTTTGAGGAGTGTCACACCAGCACCAGAAACTTTATGTGTCAATACTGCCTCAGAGTGTTGCGCCGCAACACCTGCTACCAGCAGCACTTTATCCGCCACCAG AAGAAGCGCGAGTTTGGCTGCGATAAATGTCGTCTCCACTTCCTGTACATAAAAGAGCTGGTTGAGCACAGAGTTCTGTATCACAGGACGCACATCAGACCACCTCAGCTCAGCGGACTCAAACCTGGAACCAAG GTGACGGTCAGGGCGTATTCTGTAGTTGGGGAATCTGAAGGTGAAGGACCTAAGACAACTGTTGCTTCATGCAAG GTGGTGGATGTTGCTCTTCCTACGTCTTCGCAGGAAGTTCCTCAGAGGAAACCAGTGGAAACGCTGGGATTGCTGCTGCTCAGCCTGAACCCGGACAG GCTGTCTCGGCCACTTCAGCGCTGCCTCGAGTGTCTGAACTCAGTTCCTGACCTCAGGACGCACTACCCTTCTCTGGTCCATTGCTCGCTCTGCAGGTTCATCACCTGCTGCTCCACCTCCTACGCCAACCACATGATCAA taacCATGCGACCTGCAAGAAGGTGCCGCCGTACCAAACCATCTTCCAGTCTGACCCCAA GCTGCCAGACATGTTGATGTGTGTGACATGCAAACTCTTAACCTGCAGAGGAGACCTGATGGCCAATCATCTGACAGAGAAGCCAAAGCACACCTGCATCACGTTAGCGCACACAG agaGTGGGATGACTTATGAGAATGAAACTGTATCAGAGCCGAGAGAGAGTGGAGCCGACACACAATCACAGTCTGACAg CACGACATGTTCTGGCAGTGAGGGCGGAGCCTTCATCcccatccacctcctcccctccAGCTCTACCCAGCTGTCAGTCAGACCCcttctttcctcctcctccttctcctcccaaCCCGCGATGACCATCAAGTTCCTGGGGCCCCGCTCAGTCCCTGGTCAG GCTCCGGTCCCTCTGTTGCTCTCCCAGCTTTCCATCGTGCTCTCTTCTCTGTGCCACGGCGTCACAGTGGCAGCTCATCATAACTGCACGTCTCCCACCACGATCCGTTCATGGATCCGACAGCAGCAGCGCAGCCTGAGACACCGGCTGTGGAGCTGGAAGACGGAGGAGATGGCGGAGTGGGTGCTGGAGCGGTGGGAGCAGCAGCAGATTGTGACTGAGGAGTTGCTGCTCTTGGCAGCGAGGGCAGCTCTGGGAGGGGATGGCCGGCCGGAGGACTGGTACAGCTGGACCGTGGACTTCATGCTGAGACACGACCTTGGACCGCAGACCACCAACAGAAATGTGTCGAGTAGCTTCAACGACAAAAGCCGCCGCTTCATCGACATGCTCCGCTCACAG AGTCGGTCTCCTCACTCTCTGGGCTGCATGGACGAGCTCCCCGTCTTCATCGATTTAGACAAGTTCTCCAGCCAGAGCCCAGCTTCCTTCCAGCTGTACGGTTTGCCTGAAGACAGGCCCGTGTTTGACGTCATCATCTCTGCTCTGTCTGATGGCGGCTTCCTCCCCCCCCTGCTGTTCTTTACGGGAGCTGCACCTGATATTCCTGAAGGGTTTCCTGAGAATGTGGTGCTGGAGGCTCGAGCAGAGGGATTCACGGATCAGGACCGCCTGCGCATCTGGATTGAAAAG GTGTGGCACCCCTGTGTGGCCTCGCAGCGTAACAGCAGTTGTCTCTTGATAGCGGATGTCCATCGAGGCCACCAGACAGATGCGTTCAGGCGTGCTCTGTCATCGGTCTGCACAGACGTCATCTTCATCCCGTCAGGATGCAGCTCCCGTCTGCAGCCGCTCGACGTCTGTGTGACACGGGTGCTTAGGGACTTCCTGCAG ACCCAGTGGATTCAGCTGGTGTCCACTGGGGGTTTGGATGGTCTGGGTCTGGATCAGCTGGCTCTGACTCTGGCCTGTTGGCTCAGTGAATTTTCTTCCACGCTCAACTCGGAGAAGCACGTCATGCACAG GTCTTTCACCTCAGTGTGTAGCCTTCAGCAGATGGACGATCAGGTGGAGATGGCAAAGATGATCACAGCTTTAACCACGGTGCTGATTCAGCCTCCGGAAACGGGAGGACCAGAGCCGGGACCAGGATCAGAGCCAATGGAACTGTCCAAGGtaaaggaggaggacagacgggtggaggaggaggtggagtgtTCTGTCAGACTGTAG
- the pogza gene encoding pogo transposable element with ZNF domain isoform X2, producing the protein MTTEVERPAGGTADQEMKCNEEEEEVLQEKDDEGLQEDADPPPVHIIPLPVQPNAENSCGPLTDSSAMESAGASLSFRVNGQLVPLLPGGGTAKLKLRAHPEGSASGFTTVQIPVTLTLHSPAGIQYISTTASLSASPAPPPTPIITGVICGEAAQKVLIDHNVNFNPPTRLKNQHSAAASPFTSSQATPPPAPGRTKKRPSSRSAAPHTLLHKGELGPVRPPDCLVCTSQYKLITELRGFMCMCSPAIMQSLRNLKRKKKSKHHRGSRDKIRTLKPSRDSQTNSRVSKTRPGPSARAHWSSGDLLTSQVSASASLPSLCDPSEPDLFGSLPSSPHGKLVILVEDFYYGSAPGQHPKKCNLMGAKYSEPYRCIHCPKTLGNNIELMSHMQQHVSMIFQWDSAFSCPHCSRHFLSAGKLQSHVEAVHNQCESKATCRICELAFESEPAFLWHMKTTHKPGEMPYICQECGFRSSFYSDVWFHFEECHTSTRNFMCQYCLRVLRRNTCYQQHFIRHQKKREFGCDKCRLHFLYIKELVEHRVLYHRTHIRPPQLSGLKPGTKVTVRAYSVVGESEGEGPKTTVASCKVVDVALPTSSQEVPQRKPVETLGLLLLSLNPDRLSRPLQRCLECLNSVPDLRTHYPSLVHCSLCRFITCCSTSYANHMINNHATCKKVPPYQTIFQSDPKLPDMLMCVTCKLLTCRGDLMANHLTEKPKHTCITLAHTESGMTYENETVSEPRESGADTQSQSDSTTCSGSEGGAFIPIHLLPSSSTQLSVRPLLSSSSFSSQPAMTIKFLGPRSVPGQAPVPLLLSQLSIVLSSLCHGVTVAAHHNCTSPTTIRSWIRQQQRSLRHRLWSWKTEEMAEWVLERWEQQQIVTEELLLLAARAALGGDGRPEDWYSWTVDFMLRHDLGPQTTNRNVSSSFNDKSRRFIDMLRSQSRSPHSLGCMDELPVFIDLDKFSSQSPASFQLYGLPEDRPVFDVIISALSDGGFLPPLLFFTGAAPDIPEGFPENVVLEARAEGFTDQDRLRIWIEKVWHPCVASQRNSSCLLIADVHRGHQTDAFRRALSSVCTDVIFIPSGCSSRLQPLDVCVTRVLRDFLQTQWIQLVSTGGLDGLGLDQLALTLACWLSEFSSTLNSEKHVMHRSFTSVCSLQQMDDQVEMAKMITALTTVLIQPPETGGPEPGPGSEPMELSKVKEEDRRVEEEVECSVRL; encoded by the exons ATGACGACAGAGGTGGAGAGGCCAGCAGGAGGCACAGCTGACCAGGAGATGAAATGtaatgaagaggaggaagaggtcctgcaagaaaaggatgatgaag GTCTGCAGGAGGACGCTGACCCCCCACCAGTCCATATCATCCCTCTCCCAGTCCAGCCTAATGCAGAGAACAGCTGCGGGCCCCTCACAGACAGCAGCGCAATGGAG TCTGCAGGTGCTTCTCTAAGCTTCAGGGTCAACGGTCAGCTGGTCCCCCTGCTGCCTGGAG GGGGCACTGCAAAGCTGAAGTTGCGCGCTCATCCTGAAGGTTCAGCCAGTGGTTTCACCACGGTCCAGATCCCTGTCACGCTGACCCTTCACAGTCCTGCAGGGATCCAGTACATCAGCACCACTGCCTCTCTGAGTGCCTCCCCTGCTCCTCCCCCCACACCCATCATCACAG GCGTGATCTGTGGTGAAGCAGCTCAGAAGGTTCTGATCGACCACAACGTGAACTTCAACCCTCCGACCAGGTTAAAGAATCAACATTCTGCTGCGGCATCACCATTCACCTCATCGCAGGCCACGCCCCCCCCAGCACCTGGCAGGACCAAAAAGCGTCCGAGCAGCAGATCTGCAGCACCGCACACACTGCTGCACAAAG GTGAGTTGGGTCCCGTGCGCCCCCCCGACTGCCTCGTCTGCACATCGCAGTACAAATTGATCACAGAGCTGCGAGGATTCATGTGT ATGTGCAGCCCAGCCATCATGCAGAGTTTGAGGaacctgaagaggaagaagaaaagcaaacacCACAGGGGGAGCAGGGACAAAATCAGAACCCTGAAACCCAGCAGAGACTCTCAAACCAACAGTAGGGTGTCCAAAACCAGACCAGGACCCTCTGCT AGGGCTCACTGGTCATCTGGTGATCTCCTGACCAGCCAGGTTAGCGCCTCCGCCTCCCTTCCGTCCCTCTGCGACCCTTCTGAGCCAGATCTGTTTGGATCCCTGCCCAGCTCGCCTCACGGCAAACTCGTGATCCTTGTGGAGGATTTTTATTATGGCTCCGCCCCCGGACAACACCCTAAGAAATGCAACCTGATGGGCGCAAAGTACAGCGAGCCATACCGCTGCATCCACTGCCCCAAGACGCTCGGCAACAACATCGA GTTGATGAGTCACATGCAGCAGCATGTGTCCATGATATTTCAGTGGGACTCTGCGTTCTCGTGTCCACACTGTTCCCGTCACTTCCTGTCTGCTGGGAAGCTGCAGAGTCACGTGGAGGCCGTCCACAATCAGTGCGAGTCCAAAG CCACGTGTAGGATCTGCGAGCTGGCATTTGAAAGTGAACCTGCTTTCCTGTGGCACATGAAGACCACCCACAAACCGGGAGAGATGCCCTACATCTGCCAG GAGTGTGGCTTCAGGTCGTCCTTCTACTCAGATGTGTGGTTCCACTTTGAGGAGTGTCACACCAGCACCAGAAACTTTATGTGTCAATACTGCCTCAGAGTGTTGCGCCGCAACACCTGCTACCAGCAGCACTTTATCCGCCACCAG AAGAAGCGCGAGTTTGGCTGCGATAAATGTCGTCTCCACTTCCTGTACATAAAAGAGCTGGTTGAGCACAGAGTTCTGTATCACAGGACGCACATCAGACCACCTCAGCTCAGCGGACTCAAACCTGGAACCAAG GTGACGGTCAGGGCGTATTCTGTAGTTGGGGAATCTGAAGGTGAAGGACCTAAGACAACTGTTGCTTCATGCAAG GTGGTGGATGTTGCTCTTCCTACGTCTTCGCAGGAAGTTCCTCAGAGGAAACCAGTGGAAACGCTGGGATTGCTGCTGCTCAGCCTGAACCCGGACAG GCTGTCTCGGCCACTTCAGCGCTGCCTCGAGTGTCTGAACTCAGTTCCTGACCTCAGGACGCACTACCCTTCTCTGGTCCATTGCTCGCTCTGCAGGTTCATCACCTGCTGCTCCACCTCCTACGCCAACCACATGATCAA taacCATGCGACCTGCAAGAAGGTGCCGCCGTACCAAACCATCTTCCAGTCTGACCCCAA GCTGCCAGACATGTTGATGTGTGTGACATGCAAACTCTTAACCTGCAGAGGAGACCTGATGGCCAATCATCTGACAGAGAAGCCAAAGCACACCTGCATCACGTTAGCGCACACAG agaGTGGGATGACTTATGAGAATGAAACTGTATCAGAGCCGAGAGAGAGTGGAGCCGACACACAATCACAGTCTGACAg CACGACATGTTCTGGCAGTGAGGGCGGAGCCTTCATCcccatccacctcctcccctccAGCTCTACCCAGCTGTCAGTCAGACCCcttctttcctcctcctccttctcctcccaaCCCGCGATGACCATCAAGTTCCTGGGGCCCCGCTCAGTCCCTGGTCAG GCTCCGGTCCCTCTGTTGCTCTCCCAGCTTTCCATCGTGCTCTCTTCTCTGTGCCACGGCGTCACAGTGGCAGCTCATCATAACTGCACGTCTCCCACCACGATCCGTTCATGGATCCGACAGCAGCAGCGCAGCCTGAGACACCGGCTGTGGAGCTGGAAGACGGAGGAGATGGCGGAGTGGGTGCTGGAGCGGTGGGAGCAGCAGCAGATTGTGACTGAGGAGTTGCTGCTCTTGGCAGCGAGGGCAGCTCTGGGAGGGGATGGCCGGCCGGAGGACTGGTACAGCTGGACCGTGGACTTCATGCTGAGACACGACCTTGGACCGCAGACCACCAACAGAAATGTGTCGAGTAGCTTCAACGACAAAAGCCGCCGCTTCATCGACATGCTCCGCTCACAG AGTCGGTCTCCTCACTCTCTGGGCTGCATGGACGAGCTCCCCGTCTTCATCGATTTAGACAAGTTCTCCAGCCAGAGCCCAGCTTCCTTCCAGCTGTACGGTTTGCCTGAAGACAGGCCCGTGTTTGACGTCATCATCTCTGCTCTGTCTGATGGCGGCTTCCTCCCCCCCCTGCTGTTCTTTACGGGAGCTGCACCTGATATTCCTGAAGGGTTTCCTGAGAATGTGGTGCTGGAGGCTCGAGCAGAGGGATTCACGGATCAGGACCGCCTGCGCATCTGGATTGAAAAG GTGTGGCACCCCTGTGTGGCCTCGCAGCGTAACAGCAGTTGTCTCTTGATAGCGGATGTCCATCGAGGCCACCAGACAGATGCGTTCAGGCGTGCTCTGTCATCGGTCTGCACAGACGTCATCTTCATCCCGTCAGGATGCAGCTCCCGTCTGCAGCCGCTCGACGTCTGTGTGACACGGGTGCTTAGGGACTTCCTGCAG ACCCAGTGGATTCAGCTGGTGTCCACTGGGGGTTTGGATGGTCTGGGTCTGGATCAGCTGGCTCTGACTCTGGCCTGTTGGCTCAGTGAATTTTCTTCCACGCTCAACTCGGAGAAGCACGTCATGCACAG GTCTTTCACCTCAGTGTGTAGCCTTCAGCAGATGGACGATCAGGTGGAGATGGCAAAGATGATCACAGCTTTAACCACGGTGCTGATTCAGCCTCCGGAAACGGGAGGACCAGAGCCGGGACCAGGATCAGAGCCAATGGAACTGTCCAAGGtaaaggaggaggacagacgggtggaggaggaggtggagtgtTCTGTCAGACTGTAG